The Acetivibrio cellulolyticus CD2 genome has a segment encoding these proteins:
- a CDS encoding GreA/GreB family elongation factor encodes MQKKLTLTQQAYENLLAHLVDFEERRKHIIMLYFPEYNSQRVEFEVLIDDYISALDDVVRNVSFSDKSGNDFPFVCLNSVIEVEDVENTETFNYMLILPEANDYGTNCITILSPMGKALLCKKDGETVSVNTPSGVYRYRIKSIKLQ; translated from the coding sequence ATGCAAAAAAAACTCACACTTACCCAGCAAGCCTATGAGAATCTACTTGCTCATTTGGTTGATTTTGAAGAAAGGAGAAAGCATATTATCATGTTGTATTTCCCAGAGTATAACAGTCAAAGGGTAGAGTTTGAGGTACTTATTGACGATTATATAAGTGCTTTGGATGATGTTGTAAGAAACGTATCATTTTCAGACAAATCGGGCAATGATTTTCCATTTGTGTGTCTGAACAGTGTAATTGAGGTTGAAGACGTTGAAAACACTGAAACATTTAATTACATGTTAATTCTTCCTGAAGCTAACGATTACGGAACTAACTGTATTACTATTCTATCCCCAATGGGAAAAGCTTTGCTATGCAAGAAAGATGGTGAAACTGTTTCGGTTAATACACCGTCTGGAGTATACCGATATAGAATTAAATCAATAAAATTACAATAA
- a CDS encoding DNA translocase FtsK, with translation MNNFRINRNFFIFQGIMILLLMCLAWGSWVKFIIFIALEITAYFTFIYYFLAKQSNKKRKKKSIHSKEVYNKVESNTRRIVEESEPRASRRVGRNNFNWEISKRSPEQKPMSSSDYTSNALNKNTETSKVMVYGYSSVNDSKKSVSGEEIKKFVPYRSPFDPIRPKVEEQKVETDKASELLDVNVPDTEDIKVELNQSKEENIEEIIEASIEQNIDENMPELQMECNKQSDTLELKFEDNLYEYSEGNENTNFIMAEEVSYDVEPSPISVHEEKIGTFHGQINQEVNNVGFEDKKPMPFNEVNKKVQTDFKLVQSGKMLLNIAEYEPPVELLKKNEVLNYDEETEAYIEYNSHKLIDTLASFGVGARVLNVSKGPTVTRYELQPNAGVKVSKIINLADDIALNLAATGVRIEAPIPGKAAVGIEIPNKNNVPVFLRDVIDSEVFKNHPSKLAFAVGKDIAGNVVVGDIAKMPHLLIAGATGSGKSVCINTLIVSILYKASPAEVRLLMVDPKVVELGIYNGIPHLLIPVVTDPKKAAGALTWAVIEMTNRYRIFAENNVRDLSGYNALIKERGEGETLPQIVIIIDELADLMMVAPGEVEDSICRLAQMARAAGMHLVIATQRPSVNVITGVIKANIPSRISFAVSSQIDSRTILDMAGAEKLLGRGDMLFYPLGQPKPLRVQGSFISDKEVDKIVTHIKSLQCAEYDEEILQKIDNQTEQPKPDASGDDELLPQAIVTVLELGQASASLIQRKFKVGYSRAARILDQMESWGVVSASDGSSRPRQILITRQEWDELNA, from the coding sequence ATGAATAATTTTAGGATCAATCGCAACTTCTTTATTTTTCAAGGTATCATGATATTACTTTTGATGTGTCTTGCCTGGGGTTCTTGGGTAAAATTTATTATTTTTATTGCTTTAGAAATAACAGCATATTTCACTTTTATATATTATTTTCTAGCAAAGCAGTCTAATAAAAAACGTAAGAAGAAAAGTATACATTCTAAGGAAGTATATAATAAGGTGGAAAGTAACACGCGGAGAATAGTTGAGGAGAGTGAACCAAGAGCATCAAGAAGAGTGGGTAGAAATAATTTTAACTGGGAGATTTCAAAGCGTAGTCCAGAGCAGAAACCTATGTCTTCTTCCGACTATACTTCAAATGCACTGAATAAAAACACTGAAACATCAAAAGTGATGGTTTATGGATATAGTTCCGTAAATGACTCTAAAAAAAGTGTTTCTGGAGAAGAAATTAAAAAATTTGTACCATATCGCTCACCTTTTGACCCCATTCGACCAAAGGTGGAAGAACAAAAGGTTGAGACAGATAAAGCAAGTGAACTTCTAGATGTTAATGTGCCGGATACTGAAGATATTAAAGTTGAACTTAATCAATCTAAAGAAGAGAATATAGAAGAAATTATAGAAGCGAGTATAGAGCAAAATATAGACGAAAATATGCCGGAATTGCAAATGGAGTGCAATAAACAGTCGGATACATTGGAGTTAAAATTTGAAGATAACTTGTATGAGTATAGTGAAGGTAATGAGAACACTAATTTTATAATGGCAGAAGAAGTGAGTTATGATGTAGAGCCATCACCTATTTCAGTGCATGAAGAGAAGATAGGAACTTTCCATGGACAAATAAATCAAGAAGTTAATAATGTTGGATTTGAAGACAAAAAGCCTATGCCATTCAACGAAGTGAATAAGAAAGTACAAACTGATTTTAAGCTGGTTCAATCTGGCAAGATGCTATTGAATATAGCTGAATATGAACCTCCGGTTGAACTGCTTAAAAAAAATGAAGTATTGAACTATGATGAAGAAACTGAGGCTTATATCGAATACAACTCACATAAATTGATTGATACATTAGCAAGTTTTGGGGTCGGTGCTAGAGTACTAAATGTGAGCAAGGGACCTACAGTTACACGCTATGAGCTACAGCCTAATGCAGGCGTTAAGGTCAGTAAAATAATAAATTTGGCTGATGATATTGCACTAAATCTTGCAGCGACTGGCGTGAGGATAGAAGCACCTATTCCCGGTAAAGCGGCTGTTGGAATTGAAATACCCAATAAGAATAATGTGCCTGTTTTTCTTAGGGATGTTATTGATTCGGAAGTATTTAAGAATCATCCCTCCAAGCTGGCCTTTGCAGTCGGAAAGGATATTGCAGGAAATGTTGTGGTTGGTGACATTGCAAAAATGCCGCACCTCTTAATTGCAGGTGCTACTGGCTCCGGAAAGAGTGTTTGTATCAATACTCTGATCGTCAGTATTTTATATAAGGCGTCTCCGGCGGAAGTACGTCTTCTCATGGTAGATCCGAAAGTGGTTGAACTTGGTATTTATAATGGTATTCCGCATCTATTGATTCCAGTGGTTACTGATCCCAAAAAAGCAGCAGGAGCACTTACATGGGCAGTAATTGAAATGACAAACCGTTACCGGATTTTTGCAGAAAATAATGTTAGAGATTTAAGCGGTTATAATGCGCTGATAAAGGAACGGGGAGAAGGGGAGACATTGCCCCAAATCGTTATCATTATTGATGAACTTGCAGATTTGATGATGGTGGCTCCTGGTGAGGTGGAGGATTCCATTTGCCGATTGGCGCAAATGGCAAGGGCAGCAGGTATGCATTTGGTTATTGCGACACAGAGGCCTTCGGTTAATGTAATTACCGGTGTTATAAAAGCCAATATTCCTTCCAGAATTTCATTTGCTGTTTCCTCCCAAATAGACTCTAGAACCATATTGGATATGGCTGGAGCAGAAAAACTTTTGGGCAGGGGAGATATGCTATTTTATCCGCTTGGTCAGCCAAAGCCGTTGCGAGTACAGGGAAGCTTTATTTCTGATAAGGAAGTAGATAAAATAGTAACACATATCAAATCGTTACAGTGTGCAGAGTATGATGAGGAGATATTACAAAAAATTGATAACCAGACTGAACAGCCAAAACCAGACGCTAGTGGAGATGACGAACTACTTCCACAAGCTATTGTAACGGTTTTGGAATTAGGACAGGCTTCCGCCTCATTGATACAACGAAAATTCAAAGTTGGATATTCACGGGCTGCAAGGATTTTGGACCAAATGGAGTCGTGGGGAGTAGTTAGTGCATCGGATGGCAGCAGCAGACCAAGGCAAATTTTGATAACCAGGCAGGAGTGGGATGAGTTGAACGCATAA
- a CDS encoding condensation domain-containing protein: MKIEFVFGDIKVSYEGKPEDFNPTQDPSWTPQNPYMEYYEKMFEKLSSDLMHYYKGVNKEFEEYLKIKKSGSEITPDNVKILHANGHDIYNYVARYGLANCQIQAVLRFDGYLDTQKLLRAVRLLVDEQPIFGCKFIEGDKPYWRRLDNIDGVAFCSFEETDNLDEAVKKFLESPLDIDIDPMVKLKLLRFGLNDTLCIKISHACCDVTGTKEFIQLLSENYTLVDQYFNVSAFNTVKRTRNDQDRLFSSLGINDPEAEWVPGSEITNATWPFPWQQARFDKYQIVVNRISQEQFEKIVHYSKSRRVTINDLILTAYYRSMTEISEAIYGETREIQVTVDLRRYLTDRKTEAIRNFSGAETTGIVLMPNESYEETLSRVVSMMNKIKNSRPALQSAIGLERLEKMRFSDILAYYNGISNWPLFCPDKCLPVLSNVGEISNTLISFGGKIVTDAYIIPPVVKMPGLLLMASTYNGILTLTTGIYEGSIPQEDIERLVNRVKNELIEVCKL; the protein is encoded by the coding sequence ATGAAAATAGAATTTGTATTTGGTGACATTAAAGTTTCCTATGAAGGCAAACCAGAGGATTTTAACCCTACACAAGATCCATCATGGACACCTCAGAATCCTTATATGGAATATTACGAAAAGATGTTCGAAAAGCTAAGCTCAGACTTAATGCATTACTATAAGGGAGTTAATAAGGAATTTGAAGAGTATTTGAAAATAAAAAAGTCAGGCAGTGAAATAACTCCGGATAATGTAAAGATTCTGCATGCTAACGGGCACGACATTTATAATTACGTTGCTCGTTATGGGCTGGCTAACTGCCAGATACAGGCTGTTTTAAGGTTTGATGGGTATTTGGATACACAAAAGTTACTGAGAGCAGTAAGGCTATTGGTCGACGAGCAACCTATTTTCGGATGCAAGTTTATTGAAGGGGATAAGCCTTATTGGAGGCGACTGGATAATATTGACGGGGTAGCATTTTGTTCCTTTGAAGAGACAGATAACTTGGATGAAGCTGTTAAGAAATTTTTGGAAAGTCCTTTAGATATAGATATAGATCCGATGGTCAAATTAAAACTCCTACGTTTTGGCCTAAATGACACTTTGTGCATAAAAATAAGCCATGCCTGTTGCGATGTAACCGGAACAAAGGAGTTTATCCAGCTGCTTTCAGAGAATTATACCCTGGTTGATCAATATTTTAATGTATCAGCATTTAACACGGTCAAACGTACTAGAAATGATCAGGATAGGTTGTTTAGTAGTTTGGGTATAAACGATCCGGAAGCAGAATGGGTTCCAGGCTCGGAAATTACAAATGCTACTTGGCCGTTTCCATGGCAACAGGCAAGATTCGATAAATATCAGATTGTAGTCAACAGAATTTCACAGGAGCAATTTGAGAAAATAGTACATTATTCAAAGTCCAGGAGAGTGACAATTAATGATCTGATTCTTACAGCCTATTACCGATCGATGACTGAAATAAGTGAGGCTATTTATGGCGAAACAAGAGAAATACAAGTTACAGTTGATTTAAGGAGGTATCTTACTGACCGCAAGACAGAAGCAATACGGAATTTTTCAGGCGCAGAAACCACAGGAATTGTATTGATGCCAAATGAATCCTATGAGGAGACATTATCTAGGGTAGTGTCTATGATGAATAAAATAAAAAATAGTCGACCTGCATTACAAAGTGCTATTGGCCTGGAGCGGCTTGAAAAAATGCGCTTTAGTGATATTCTGGCTTACTATAATGGTATATCAAACTGGCCTTTGTTTTGCCCGGATAAATGCTTACCGGTGTTGTCAAATGTAGGGGAAATATCCAATACATTGATTAGCTTTGGTGGAAAGATCGTGACGGATGCTTATATAATTCCACCTGTTGTTAAGATGCCGGGGTTACTACTCATGGCAAGTACTTACAATGGAATATTGACTCTGACAACAGGTATCTATGAAGGTTCAATACCTCAAGAAGATATTGAAAGGCTAGTTAATAGAGTTAAGAATGAACTTATTGAAGTCTGTAAATTATAA
- a CDS encoding 3-isopropylmalate dehydratase small subunit: MKTFSGKVLFLDRSDINTDEIIPAKYLTEITKEALKPYVLEDLILESFDPKKDISGKSVVITRENFGCGSSREHAPWALEVNDINVVIAQSFARIFRQNMYNCGMFAIELPKDKIDYLFDTYSKKDVTLTVDVDRDKIIVESQGKSEEIDFKVGDFDKTLVKEGGWVGYADKNY, encoded by the coding sequence ATGAAAACATTTAGCGGAAAAGTCTTATTTTTAGATAGAAGTGATATTAACACGGATGAAATAATCCCTGCAAAATATCTTACTGAAATAACCAAAGAGGCGCTTAAGCCTTATGTTTTGGAAGATTTGATACTTGAAAGCTTTGATCCTAAAAAAGATATTTCGGGCAAATCCGTAGTAATAACGCGTGAAAATTTTGGATGCGGTTCATCAAGAGAACATGCTCCCTGGGCTTTGGAGGTAAACGATATTAACGTTGTAATTGCCCAGAGTTTTGCAAGAATCTTTAGACAGAATATGTACAACTGCGGAATGTTTGCAATCGAGCTTCCGAAAGATAAAATTGACTATCTTTTTGACACATACAGCAAAAAGGATGTTACCTTAACTGTAGATGTTGATAGAGACAAGATAATTGTTGAATCACAAGGTAAATCAGAAGAAATCGATTTTAAAGTTGGAGATTTTGATAAGACTTTGGTAAAGGAAGGCGGCTGGGTAGGCTACGCAGATAAAAACTACTAA
- a CDS encoding 3-isopropylmalate dehydratase large subunit, translating into MKYTLAEKIFNAHRVNMPFEDTHVLKLDAVFCHEITTPIAITDLQARGMDRVFDPNKIKAVIDHVTPAKDSKTAEQGKILRDWAKKHGIKDFFDIGRNGVCHAIFPEKGFVRPGYTIIMGDSHTCTHGAFGAFAAGVGTTDLEVGILKGVCAFHFPKTIKIVLNGKLKPGVFAKDVILFVIKELTVNGATNMVMEFTGSIVDEMSMEARMTLCNMAIEAGGTCGVCYPDMTTVEYLCDYIKDEFESKEAALKEYSKWISDEGATYEKVYEFDLSNLEPMVTFGFKPDQVKTVREMTGTKINQIYIGSCTNGRIEDLRVAAQLLKGKKISDEVRGIVSPATPAIYSQALKEGIIEIFQDAGFCVTNPTCGACLGMSNGVLAGGESCASTTNRNFNGRMGKGGMVHLMSPATAAASAIEGKIVNSNLFEQEGK; encoded by the coding sequence ATGAAATATACATTAGCAGAAAAAATCTTCAATGCTCATAGAGTTAATATGCCTTTTGAAGATACTCACGTATTAAAGCTTGATGCAGTATTTTGTCATGAAATCACAACCCCGATTGCTATAACAGACCTACAGGCAAGAGGAATGGATAGGGTGTTTGACCCTAATAAAATAAAAGCGGTAATAGACCATGTAACACCTGCGAAGGACAGTAAAACTGCCGAACAGGGTAAAATTCTCCGTGATTGGGCTAAAAAACATGGTATAAAGGATTTCTTTGATATTGGTAGAAATGGTGTATGTCATGCCATTTTCCCAGAAAAAGGGTTCGTAAGACCTGGATATACGATTATAATGGGTGACTCTCACACATGTACCCACGGAGCTTTTGGAGCTTTTGCCGCAGGTGTTGGAACAACTGACCTTGAAGTTGGTATTCTAAAAGGAGTTTGTGCTTTTCATTTTCCAAAAACAATTAAAATTGTTTTAAATGGAAAACTGAAGCCAGGAGTATTTGCAAAAGATGTTATATTGTTTGTTATAAAAGAATTAACAGTTAACGGTGCAACAAATATGGTAATGGAATTTACTGGTTCTATCGTAGATGAAATGAGTATGGAAGCTAGAATGACATTGTGTAACATGGCCATTGAAGCTGGTGGAACATGTGGTGTTTGCTATCCTGATATGACAACAGTAGAATACCTCTGTGATTATATAAAGGACGAATTTGAGTCAAAGGAAGCAGCTCTGAAGGAATATTCAAAATGGATTTCAGACGAAGGTGCGACTTATGAAAAGGTTTATGAGTTTGATTTGTCAAACTTAGAGCCAATGGTTACTTTCGGGTTTAAACCTGACCAGGTTAAAACAGTAAGAGAAATGACAGGTACAAAAATAAATCAAATATATATCGGAAGCTGTACAAATGGCCGTATTGAAGACTTAAGAGTGGCTGCCCAATTACTTAAGGGTAAGAAGATAAGTGATGAGGTACGCGGTATTGTAAGCCCCGCAACTCCTGCAATTTACAGTCAGGCGTTAAAAGAAGGTATTATCGAAATCTTCCAGGATGCAGGCTTTTGTGTTACAAATCCTACCTGTGGAGCTTGCCTCGGCATGAGTAACGGAGTATTGGCAGGCGGAGAATCATGTGCTTCAACTACAAACAGAAACTTCAACGGGCGTATGGGTAAAGGCGGAATGGTTCACTTAATGAGTCCTGCTACTGCTGCTGCATCAGCAATTGAAGGTAAAATTGTCAATTCGAATTTATTTGAGCAGGAGGGAAAGTAG
- a CDS encoding DUF6472 family protein — protein MKEKTNCNCCINYIFDEEYNCYGCQVDLDEDEMVRFMGKSYDNCPYFQFNDEYKIVRKQK, from the coding sequence ATGAAAGAAAAAACAAATTGCAATTGTTGCATAAATTACATTTTTGACGAGGAATACAACTGCTATGGATGCCAAGTTGATTTGGACGAGGACGAAATGGTGAGATTTATGGGAAAATCATATGATAATTGTCCATATTTCCAGTTCAATGATGAATATAAAATTGTTAGGAAACAGAAATGA
- a CDS encoding class I SAM-dependent methyltransferase, with amino-acid sequence MVDNFKEKAINWDKNPVIVSMSNAFQIEMLKNVNMSKDFDIMEFGCGTGLAGLNFSSSVNSVFMVDTSPAMLSVLQDKVLSGNIHNVKILEGNITDLDLKESSFDVVFSLMTLHHIENIPEVLKACFTIIKDNGYLIIGDLVEEDGSFHGEERVAHCGFNLSEIKKMFNGGGFTVTSLYKYYTVEKPDVEGNIRRYEQFILVSQKMTD; translated from the coding sequence ATGGTGGACAATTTTAAAGAAAAGGCCATTAACTGGGATAAAAATCCTGTTATTGTCAGCATGTCAAATGCTTTTCAAATAGAGATGCTTAAAAACGTAAATATGAGCAAGGACTTCGACATTATGGAATTTGGATGCGGTACTGGATTGGCAGGCCTGAATTTTTCTTCCTCAGTTAATTCTGTTTTCATGGTTGATACATCGCCGGCAATGCTTTCAGTCTTACAGGACAAGGTTTTATCGGGTAATATTCATAATGTTAAAATATTGGAAGGTAATATAACTGATTTAGATTTAAAGGAATCAAGTTTTGATGTGGTATTTTCTCTTATGACACTACACCATATAGAGAACATACCTGAGGTACTGAAGGCTTGCTTTACTATTATAAAAGATAACGGATATTTGATTATCGGCGATTTAGTTGAAGAAGACGGCAGCTTCCACGGTGAAGAAAGGGTGGCACATTGCGGATTCAATTTGAGTGAGATCAAAAAAATGTTCAATGGTGGGGGATTTACCGTAACAAGTTTGTACAAATATTATACTGTGGAAAAGCCTGATGTGGAAGGAAACATAAGGCGGTATGAGCAATTTATATTGGTATCGCAGAAAATGACAGATTGA
- a CDS encoding response regulator transcription factor, producing MTKVIIVDDEEIFREGIKFILEQDKDIEVVGEAQNGIEGIKKCEALSPDLILMDIVMPECDGIEATRIIKSKFENIKIIMLTTFNDEDNIAQAISNGADSYILKDVAAPDLLMAIRSCTKGFNVIQNKAFSNMPKCFGRCPQKISIIKKDTLNTANLTHKQKELIRLIVEGKENKEIASELYLSEGTVRNSISKLLKKLNLKDRIQLAVYAVKNGIYE from the coding sequence ATGACAAAGGTAATAATAGTAGATGATGAAGAAATCTTTAGAGAAGGAATAAAGTTTATTTTAGAGCAAGACAAAGACATTGAGGTTGTTGGCGAAGCACAAAACGGTATTGAAGGAATAAAAAAATGCGAAGCTTTATCACCGGACTTAATTTTGATGGATATTGTCATGCCAGAATGTGATGGAATTGAAGCAACCCGAATTATTAAATCCAAATTCGAAAACATTAAAATCATTATGCTTACCACATTTAATGATGAAGATAACATTGCCCAAGCTATTAGTAATGGTGCAGACAGTTATATTTTGAAAGATGTAGCCGCACCTGATTTACTTATGGCTATCAGAAGCTGCACAAAGGGCTTTAACGTAATTCAGAATAAAGCCTTCTCAAATATGCCCAAATGCTTTGGAAGATGCCCTCAAAAAATTTCAATTATAAAAAAGGACACACTCAATACTGCCAATCTCACACACAAACAAAAAGAATTGATAAGACTAATCGTCGAAGGAAAAGAAAATAAAGAAATCGCGTCTGAACTATATCTTTCAGAGGGCACTGTACGAAATTCAATCTCCAAACTCCTAAAAAAACTCAACTTAAAAGATCGTATACAGCTAGCTGTATATGCAGTTAAGAATGGTATATATGAATAA
- a CDS encoding sensor histidine kinase yields the protein MALLVLTLKIPLCIVSFFLISAIAAGIFLLLYFTIQGRKVMRIRTSRIYYTFLMCMLFPIFWCSGQLFELYFGKQESGPIFLLEYSAVCFGALVWLLFCLRYVENKLLDKKRNIYFLIILPAFFYLCVLTNDFHKQFTYFVDENREYGIFFKMHFVVFITYALAGVILLFKYSIKRKLNSRVLSNMLILSFFLPVTLTTVKVLGWIKFDIVFADFVRENFDLSSASFMITMVIFTIAFFRYRLLNIKPIAMSHVFRNISESIMVIDENNNIISINKSFEDNFPGFIDSVNQKSLNYFVEYFEEVIEDLAVKRKVLQAILDKPEEEVVEEICVINEFKRHYTLIIRPMYHNDIFIGRIISFSDISEHKLLLEDLNSKNDELSILNNELFVMNLNLVDSNKKIKEYAEAVRELTLIKERNRFARDVHDTLGHSMVILIALLEASRLSVLNDGPKTDKILEKAIYTARNGLNEIRKSLKNLVEESTEESLMEKLESLIMEYEITGIKIDFSVDEGIENISAKVSRVIFRICQESITNSIKHGKATKMSFVLKVFESSVKLYVFDNGVGCSDIKLGMGLMGMKQRIEELNGSLSVLSRANNGFNITVELPVCVNSDDEVFS from the coding sequence ATGGCTTTATTAGTATTAACTTTAAAAATTCCATTATGTATTGTATCATTTTTTTTGATTTCTGCAATAGCTGCAGGTATATTTCTTCTTTTGTATTTCACAATACAGGGAAGAAAAGTAATGAGGATCAGGACTTCAAGAATCTATTATACGTTCCTTATGTGTATGCTTTTCCCAATTTTTTGGTGCAGTGGTCAGCTATTTGAGTTGTATTTTGGGAAACAAGAGTCAGGTCCTATATTTTTATTGGAATACTCAGCTGTATGTTTTGGAGCTCTAGTCTGGCTGCTTTTTTGCCTTCGGTACGTAGAAAATAAGCTGTTGGATAAAAAAAGAAATATCTATTTTCTTATTATCTTGCCTGCATTCTTCTATTTGTGTGTATTAACTAATGATTTCCATAAGCAATTTACCTATTTTGTTGATGAAAATAGGGAATATGGAATTTTCTTTAAGATGCATTTTGTAGTGTTTATAACTTATGCATTAGCAGGTGTAATTTTATTATTTAAATATTCAATTAAACGTAAGCTTAATTCCAGAGTACTGTCCAATATGTTGATTCTCTCGTTTTTTCTGCCAGTGACATTGACGACGGTGAAGGTATTGGGATGGATAAAATTTGATATAGTATTTGCAGACTTTGTAAGGGAGAATTTTGATTTATCTTCAGCAAGTTTTATGATTACTATGGTTATCTTTACCATAGCCTTTTTTAGATATAGATTATTGAATATTAAACCTATTGCAATGAGTCATGTTTTCAGGAACATTAGTGAATCTATTATGGTTATTGATGAAAATAATAATATAATTTCCATTAACAAATCATTTGAAGATAATTTTCCGGGATTTATAGATTCAGTGAATCAGAAGAGTTTAAATTATTTTGTAGAATATTTTGAAGAAGTAATTGAAGATTTGGCAGTGAAGAGAAAAGTTCTTCAGGCAATCTTGGATAAGCCTGAAGAAGAAGTTGTTGAGGAAATTTGTGTTATAAATGAGTTTAAAAGACATTATACACTTATAATCCGTCCAATGTACCATAATGATATATTTATCGGTAGAATAATATCATTTAGCGACATTTCAGAACACAAGCTGCTCCTTGAAGATCTCAACAGCAAAAATGATGAACTGAGTATTCTTAATAATGAATTATTTGTAATGAATTTAAATTTAGTAGATTCAAATAAAAAAATAAAAGAATATGCTGAAGCAGTTCGCGAACTTACGCTTATAAAAGAAAGAAACCGTTTTGCACGAGATGTCCATGACACATTGGGGCATTCCATGGTTATTTTAATTGCGCTTTTAGAAGCCAGCCGCCTATCGGTTTTGAATGATGGGCCAAAAACGGATAAGATTCTTGAAAAAGCAATTTATACTGCACGAAATGGGCTCAATGAAATAAGAAAGTCCCTCAAAAACCTGGTGGAAGAAAGTACTGAAGAGTCTCTTATGGAAAAGCTGGAAAGTTTAATTATGGAATATGAAATTACCGGAATTAAGATTGATTTTTCAGTGGATGAAGGAATTGAAAATATAAGTGCAAAAGTTTCACGAGTTATTTTCAGGATTTGTCAGGAGTCTATAACAAATTCCATAAAGCATGGAAAAGCAACTAAAATGAGTTTTGTTTTAAAGGTTTTTGAATCAAGTGTTAAGCTATATGTTTTTGATAATGGGGTAGGATGCTCAGATATAAAGCTAGGAATGGGACTTATGGGAATGAAGCAAAGGATTGAAGAACTAAATGGAAGCCTTTCAGTGTTATCTAGAGCCAATAACGGATTTAATATCACAGTGGAACTTCCTGTCTGTGTTAACAGCGATGATGAAGTCTTTTCTTAA